The Prosthecobacter vanneervenii genome has a segment encoding these proteins:
- a CDS encoding GNAT family N-acyltransferase: protein MIEPISFHEHRDLIAKMRREVYTTGLLREIDEFDEVAHHFALYDKSREIIGVVRALKSNEVPKLELQSESDAQDLVYPQDGMIMEVSRGCARKNLTGMPLLQMAMAMQKYAKEQNASYVVTKSGKRLLPLYQTMGFRVFGRPFYSDYFDDRRTGLMSIPIIYRFPKKAAASQPAAQAAPAPSQADDELLVW, encoded by the coding sequence ATGATCGAGCCGATTTCATTTCATGAGCACCGCGACCTTATCGCGAAGATGCGCCGTGAGGTGTACACCACGGGTCTGCTGCGCGAGATTGATGAATTTGACGAGGTGGCGCACCATTTTGCGCTCTATGACAAATCCCGCGAGATCATCGGCGTAGTGCGTGCGCTCAAGAGCAACGAGGTGCCCAAGCTGGAGCTGCAGAGCGAGTCCGATGCGCAGGACCTCGTCTATCCGCAGGATGGCATGATCATGGAGGTCTCGCGGGGCTGTGCACGCAAAAACCTCACCGGCATGCCGCTGCTGCAAATGGCCATGGCCATGCAGAAATATGCCAAGGAGCAAAACGCCTCCTACGTCGTGACCAAGTCCGGCAAGCGCCTCCTGCCGCTCTACCAGACCATGGGCTTCCGCGTGTTTGGCAGGCCGTTTTACTCCGACTACTTTGACGACCGCCGCACCGGGCTGATGAGCATCCCCATCATATATCGCTTTCCCAAAAAAGCCGCCGCGTCCCAGCCCGCAGCTCAGGCGGCCCCAGCTCCATCCCAGGCAGATGACGAGCTGCTGGTCTGGTGA
- a CDS encoding Gfo/Idh/MocA family oxidoreductase, whose amino-acid sequence MKPTEYSTSPTRRSFVKKSLAAGLGFNFIPAYLTSARAADNPQLPPSKRINLGCVGIGGRAGSVIPGLTEGGTAVPVAFTDVDFVTAKTEKNLKAFPDVKRFSDFREMLDKMGKDIDAVSVVTPDHTHFTAAIHAMAQGKHVYVEKPLTHTFEEAEILMRAEKKFKVVTQMGNQGHTSAGAEQFKQMLAAGIVDDIVKIDAWKSPSLWFMNAAERALIKGYPPEEPKPETLNWDLWCGPQEVKPYSKMYHPFNWRGFHLYGGGMFGDWGAHIIDFAHDHLKLGLPTRITPLALADYNQIAYPLSSDIRFEFPARGEKMPAVELHWKAGGDTKIEIAEKFGDPGPDGKVVIPNPGATGSLLHRKQGDYLVQRGSHDRHSLVYPRSKMVEFKDAMALHPPKYNHFQSFIQACMGNGSTESPFSIGGALTQVLNLGTIAEYLNVDLQFDPATKRFINNDAANARLSGPAPRAEWADCYKLA is encoded by the coding sequence ATGAAACCCACTGAATACTCTACCAGCCCAACCCGCCGCAGCTTCGTCAAAAAGTCCCTCGCCGCAGGCCTTGGCTTCAATTTCATCCCCGCCTACCTGACCAGCGCCCGCGCGGCGGACAATCCGCAGCTGCCGCCCAGCAAGCGCATCAATCTGGGCTGCGTCGGCATCGGCGGGCGTGCAGGCAGCGTCATCCCCGGCCTCACAGAAGGTGGCACAGCTGTCCCCGTGGCCTTCACGGATGTGGACTTTGTCACCGCAAAGACGGAGAAGAACCTCAAGGCATTTCCGGATGTGAAGCGCTTCAGCGACTTCCGCGAGATGCTCGATAAAATGGGCAAAGACATCGACGCCGTCAGCGTGGTCACCCCCGACCACACCCACTTCACCGCCGCCATCCACGCCATGGCACAGGGCAAGCACGTGTACGTGGAAAAGCCGCTCACCCACACCTTTGAAGAGGCGGAGATCCTCATGCGCGCAGAGAAGAAATTCAAGGTGGTGACACAGATGGGCAACCAGGGCCATACCTCCGCCGGTGCCGAGCAGTTCAAGCAGATGCTCGCAGCGGGCATTGTCGATGACATTGTGAAGATTGACGCATGGAAGTCTCCTTCCCTGTGGTTCATGAACGCCGCCGAGCGCGCGCTCATCAAAGGCTATCCTCCGGAGGAGCCAAAGCCCGAGACGCTCAATTGGGACCTCTGGTGCGGCCCGCAGGAGGTCAAGCCCTACAGCAAGATGTACCACCCCTTCAACTGGCGCGGTTTCCACCTCTATGGCGGCGGCATGTTTGGCGACTGGGGCGCTCACATCATCGACTTTGCCCATGATCACCTCAAGCTCGGCCTGCCCACGCGCATCACACCTCTGGCGCTCGCTGATTACAACCAGATAGCCTACCCGCTGAGCTCGGACATCCGGTTTGAATTCCCCGCACGTGGCGAAAAGATGCCCGCCGTGGAGCTGCACTGGAAAGCAGGCGGAGACACCAAAATCGAGATCGCGGAGAAATTTGGCGATCCCGGCCCGGACGGCAAAGTCGTCATCCCCAATCCCGGTGCCACCGGCTCCCTCCTGCACCGGAAACAGGGCGACTACCTCGTGCAGCGCGGCTCCCACGACCGTCATTCCCTCGTGTATCCGCGCTCCAAGATGGTCGAGTTCAAAGACGCCATGGCCCTTCATCCGCCGAAGTACAATCACTTCCAGAGCTTCATCCAGGCCTGCATGGGCAATGGCAGCACTGAATCGCCTTTCAGCATCGGTGGCGCTCTCACCCAGGTGCTGAATCTGGGCACCATCGCCGAGTATCTGAACGTCGACCTGCAGTTCGATCCGGCGACCAAGCGCTTCATCAACAACGACGCCGCCAACGCCCGCCTCTCCGGCCCCGCTCCCCGCGCCGAGTGGGCCGACTGCTACAAGCTGGCATAA
- a CDS encoding phosphatase domain-containing putative toxin, translating into MPSLIRPWYWPERGQPERTEPFTWIVEGVIAASWWPDPYVFDLYDEHGIRVVVNCCEFDNRKDVPPHFAYHHIHVPDYGVPTDEQMERFITLMDAHKAAREPVVVHCVAGCGRTGQFIVAWCAKAGLIPAGSDPVKWIRTRRKCCLETSEQVDCAKRWMGKYRAK; encoded by the coding sequence ATGCCATCACTGATCCGCCCCTGGTACTGGCCTGAACGTGGCCAGCCCGAACGCACCGAGCCCTTCACCTGGATTGTGGAGGGCGTGATCGCTGCTTCGTGGTGGCCGGATCCGTATGTGTTTGACCTGTATGACGAGCACGGCATCCGGGTGGTGGTGAACTGCTGCGAGTTTGACAACCGCAAGGATGTGCCGCCGCACTTTGCCTACCATCACATCCATGTGCCGGACTATGGAGTGCCGACGGATGAGCAGATGGAGCGCTTCATCACGCTGATGGATGCGCACAAGGCTGCACGCGAGCCCGTGGTGGTGCACTGTGTTGCAGGGTGTGGGCGGACGGGGCAGTTCATCGTGGCCTGGTGTGCGAAGGCGGGATTGATCCCGGCGGGGAGCGATCCTGTGAAGTGGATCCGCACGCGGCGGAAGTGCTGCCTGGAAACGAGCGAGCAGGTGGACTGCGCGAAGCGGTGGATGGGGAAGTACAGGGCCAAGTGA
- a CDS encoding cupin domain-containing protein has translation MTINQLSQQNPFTTKDGSTIRSILDRTNAPVQNQSLAEAVVPVGRPTERHYHKLSEEFYFILEGQGTMEIDGENRTVAPGDAILIPPGAWHQITASQTLRFLCCCAPPYSHEDTYFTA, from the coding sequence ATGACCATCAACCAGCTTTCCCAGCAGAATCCTTTCACCACCAAGGACGGCAGCACCATCCGCAGCATCCTGGACCGCACCAATGCACCCGTGCAAAACCAGAGCCTCGCCGAAGCCGTCGTGCCCGTAGGTCGCCCCACCGAGCGCCATTACCACAAACTCAGCGAGGAGTTCTATTTCATCCTCGAAGGGCAGGGGACCATGGAGATCGATGGCGAAAACCGCACCGTAGCCCCAGGAGACGCCATCCTTATTCCACCCGGCGCCTGGCACCAGATCACCGCCAGCCAGACACTTCGCTTCTTGTGCTGCTGCGCACCACCGTATTCGCATGAGGATACCTACTTCACAGCGTAG
- a CDS encoding SDR family NAD(P)-dependent oxidoreductase: MEANGFCVENCRAVITGASSGLGAEFARQLAPQAELLVLVARRAEALEMVKKELSGLKAKVLCFVSDLAKDEGRDAVAAFLVENGIKPTLLINNAGMGDYGSFVSSSAEKTRSQIELNITALTMLTHALLPLMERPAGIVNVSSLASTLPMPDLAVYAASKAYVTSFSEALAIELAPENISVCCTCPGPTPTNFSKTAKREDGSDTNRDGQGLLRIPPAQVVRESLAALRHGQACVFPGVGVSIAGRVFRLMPRRLMRMILRRRARNA; this comes from the coding sequence ATGGAAGCGAATGGATTTTGTGTCGAAAACTGCCGTGCGGTGATCACCGGTGCGTCCTCCGGACTGGGGGCTGAATTTGCGCGCCAGTTAGCGCCTCAGGCTGAGCTGCTGGTGCTGGTGGCCCGCCGTGCTGAGGCTCTGGAAATGGTGAAAAAGGAGCTGTCCGGTTTGAAGGCGAAAGTGCTTTGTTTTGTGTCGGATCTGGCAAAAGACGAGGGTCGAGACGCGGTGGCTGCCTTCCTTGTGGAAAACGGGATAAAGCCCACCCTGCTGATCAACAATGCAGGCATGGGGGACTACGGCAGCTTTGTGAGTTCCTCGGCGGAGAAAACGCGCTCGCAGATTGAGCTGAACATCACGGCGCTGACGATGCTGACGCATGCGCTGCTGCCGCTGATGGAGCGCCCGGCGGGCATCGTGAATGTGAGCTCCCTGGCCAGCACGCTGCCGATGCCAGACCTGGCGGTGTATGCGGCGTCCAAGGCTTATGTGACGAGCTTTTCTGAGGCGCTGGCGATTGAGCTGGCACCGGAAAATATCTCTGTCTGCTGCACCTGCCCGGGACCGACGCCGACGAATTTCAGCAAGACGGCGAAGCGGGAAGATGGGAGTGACACGAACCGGGATGGGCAGGGCTTGCTGAGGATTCCGCCTGCCCAGGTGGTGCGGGAGTCGCTCGCGGCACTGAGGCATGGGCAGGCGTGTGTGTTTCCGGGGGTGGGGGTCTCCATCGCCGGGCGTGTTTTCCGGCTGATGCCACGGAGGCTGATGCGCATGATCCTGAGACGACGTGCGCGCAACGCGTGA
- a CDS encoding TPM domain-containing protein, translated as MRCPACRAPATETDAACRQCGFSLEVADRSFGIAPTLQKPISDLSGVLGSLSRRRAAQIIAGVERRFPQLSIAAVLMEVPQQAPIVPYAFWLFNRGSLSSAVEKGGENRLVMLLIDTSSDRAIAMMGYGLEPFLQENYLQACLQAAHQPLVKKRYAQAIESFARELDRQLVEVCQVLPKQYGLVDESRWLDSCAPGDDRLGMAENLY; from the coding sequence GTGCGCTGCCCTGCCTGCCGAGCCCCTGCGACTGAAACCGACGCCGCCTGCCGGCAGTGTGGGTTTTCGCTGGAGGTGGCGGATCGCTCCTTTGGCATCGCCCCCACCTTGCAAAAACCCATCTCCGACCTCAGCGGCGTGCTGGGTTCCCTTTCCAGACGCCGGGCCGCGCAGATCATCGCCGGGGTGGAGCGGCGCTTTCCGCAGCTCAGCATCGCAGCGGTGCTGATGGAGGTGCCGCAGCAGGCTCCGATCGTACCGTATGCCTTCTGGCTCTTCAACCGCGGCAGCCTTTCCAGTGCGGTGGAGAAAGGCGGCGAGAATCGTCTGGTGATGCTGCTGATCGACACGAGTTCCGACCGCGCCATCGCCATGATGGGCTACGGCCTGGAACCTTTTTTGCAGGAAAACTATCTGCAGGCCTGCCTGCAGGCGGCGCATCAGCCGTTGGTGAAAAAGCGCTATGCGCAGGCCATTGAATCGTTTGCCAGGGAGCTGGACCGACAACTGGTGGAGGTGTGCCAGGTACTGCCCAAGCAGTATGGGCTGGTGGATGAATCGCGCTGGCTGGACTCCTGCGCCCCAGGCGACGACCGGCTGGGCATGGCTGAAAACTTGTATTAA
- a CDS encoding N-acetylmuramoyl-L-alanine amidase-like domain-containing protein encodes MLTRRHLLKLGLMAGGSTWLRAEEFLPQSVCFKGVEVFQKIVARAVAENWAALPMGTRVAQFGLALRGIKYVGWTLEIDDRIESPSVNLTGLDCWTFFEVSLGMARMIARRQRAYSPSDLLREIEWTRYRGGVCRGRYLDRIHYLDEWFTDNAARGNIRYVTREVGPVVRLTGRANDEMSLNPKLYRYLRANPSLVPQLRQMEAKLEKVPFDFIPKEQVAACEPRIQSGDIIGIVTNRQHVFCSHVGLALRLQDGSCHFMHASATYKKVVVDKTIHEYLYSVKSHAGIVVGRPR; translated from the coding sequence ATGCTGACTCGTCGCCATCTTTTGAAACTGGGCCTGATGGCAGGTGGCAGCACCTGGCTGCGTGCCGAGGAGTTTCTGCCACAGAGTGTCTGCTTCAAAGGGGTGGAGGTGTTTCAAAAGATCGTGGCGCGAGCCGTGGCGGAGAACTGGGCTGCGCTGCCGATGGGCACACGTGTGGCGCAGTTTGGCCTGGCGCTGCGTGGCATCAAATATGTGGGGTGGACGTTGGAGATTGATGACCGGATTGAGTCGCCTTCGGTGAATTTGACGGGGCTGGACTGCTGGACGTTTTTTGAGGTGTCGCTGGGCATGGCGAGGATGATTGCAAGGCGGCAGCGGGCTTACTCGCCGAGTGATCTGCTGCGGGAGATTGAGTGGACGCGGTATCGTGGCGGGGTTTGCCGGGGGCGTTACCTAGACCGGATTCATTACCTGGACGAATGGTTCACGGACAACGCGGCGCGTGGGAACATCCGCTATGTGACGCGGGAGGTGGGGCCGGTGGTGAGGCTGACGGGACGTGCGAATGATGAGATGTCGCTGAATCCGAAGCTGTACCGTTATCTGCGGGCGAATCCGTCGCTGGTGCCCCAATTGAGACAGATGGAGGCGAAGCTGGAGAAGGTGCCGTTTGATTTCATTCCGAAGGAGCAGGTGGCTGCATGTGAGCCGAGGATTCAGAGCGGAGATATCATCGGGATCGTGACGAACCGGCAGCATGTGTTCTGCTCGCACGTGGGACTGGCCTTACGCCTTCAGGATGGGTCGTGTCACTTCATGCATGCGTCAGCGACGTACAAGAAGGTGGTCGTGGACAAGACGATTCATGAATATTTGTACTCGGTGAAGAGTCATGCGGGGATTGTGGTGGGGAGGCCGCGGTGA
- a CDS encoding prenyltransferase/squalene oxidase repeat-containing protein has protein sequence MNPSQPGNPQNPQQNPGATQPLQPGYVPPPGYPPQMPGYPQGYPMPQGYPPQMPAGYPMPQGYPPQMPAGYPMPQGYPPQMPGYPPGYVPAMPMPAMMPPPAPSAATGAVPAPKPVSAAVPVAMPTPSMPAPSAVAAAMPVPSAAAPVAAAPADDAGEAAVAVEHVEGQVYHPPALTHIEAGPPPNKFVQMWRKAGASSLLLSIAIHAGLGVGALFIVFTSGVMDKQVDFLPGGGTAAGAKASSDLQHKVQQKKRSSVNKSMPMKKLVSTSVNSSISLPEAPPDSLDMPDMSAMMGGGALGAGGSLGLAGAGGGFGKGVGMGAANGFVTLPPSMRSRCSTQERLEKLRQNGGTPECEAAVSASLEWLKTQQNADGSWGRNNKCAMTGLALLCYLGRCETPESPFYGENVMKGIMFLIEAQKKNKNKLFSQGEKGNAPVYEHGIATYALGEMYTLARLGSKSLPGMREAFEQGVKLIIDNQQDSGSWVYDGDTGFYAGKKSREDLSVAGWQFQALKAAKNTSLKIDGLHTAIGKLTKYLEDKQTKDGGFGVTNRDAHYNQWSLSGVGILGLQTMAKGKTTPIKKGIKFLRDFITAEPLDWNKNCNLYCWYYYTQAFFQQGGDDWKFYNQQFLPQVLSAQQADGSFKAGRPNWPSGDATDAIYRQCLCTLQLEVYYRYLKVGDREESSFFDK, from the coding sequence ATGAACCCTTCGCAGCCAGGAAACCCACAGAATCCGCAGCAGAACCCCGGAGCCACCCAGCCGCTTCAGCCTGGGTACGTGCCGCCGCCCGGTTATCCGCCGCAGATGCCTGGCTACCCACAGGGTTATCCCATGCCGCAGGGCTATCCTCCCCAGATGCCTGCTGGCTATCCCATGCCCCAGGGTTATCCGCCGCAGATGCCTGCCGGCTACCCCATGCCACAGGGCTACCCGCCGCAGATGCCAGGCTATCCCCCGGGCTATGTGCCTGCCATGCCCATGCCAGCCATGATGCCGCCTCCCGCTCCATCCGCAGCCACAGGAGCTGTCCCGGCCCCCAAACCTGTGAGCGCCGCCGTGCCGGTGGCCATGCCGACCCCTTCCATGCCCGCTCCTTCGGCCGTCGCTGCCGCGATGCCGGTGCCTTCCGCTGCAGCCCCCGTGGCTGCAGCACCTGCCGATGACGCAGGAGAGGCCGCAGTGGCTGTCGAGCACGTCGAAGGCCAGGTGTACCATCCTCCCGCGTTGACCCACATCGAGGCAGGGCCTCCGCCCAACAAGTTTGTGCAGATGTGGCGCAAAGCGGGTGCCAGCTCCCTGCTGCTCAGCATTGCCATCCACGCCGGCTTGGGCGTGGGCGCACTCTTCATCGTCTTCACCAGCGGTGTCATGGACAAGCAGGTGGACTTCCTGCCTGGTGGCGGCACCGCCGCAGGTGCCAAGGCCAGCTCCGACCTGCAGCACAAGGTGCAGCAGAAAAAGCGCAGCTCGGTCAATAAATCCATGCCGATGAAGAAGCTGGTCAGCACCAGCGTGAACTCCTCCATCTCCCTCCCTGAGGCACCGCCAGACTCCCTGGACATGCCGGACATGAGCGCGATGATGGGCGGCGGTGCCCTGGGTGCCGGTGGCAGCCTGGGCTTGGCCGGAGCCGGTGGCGGCTTTGGCAAAGGCGTGGGCATGGGAGCAGCGAACGGCTTTGTGACGCTGCCGCCCTCCATGCGCAGCCGCTGCTCCACGCAGGAGCGACTGGAAAAGCTGCGCCAGAACGGCGGCACGCCTGAGTGCGAGGCCGCCGTGTCCGCCTCCCTGGAGTGGCTGAAAACCCAGCAGAACGCCGACGGCTCCTGGGGCCGCAACAACAAGTGCGCCATGACCGGTCTGGCCCTGCTCTGCTACCTCGGCCGCTGCGAAACCCCCGAATCCCCCTTCTACGGCGAAAACGTCATGAAGGGCATCATGTTCCTCATCGAGGCGCAGAAGAAAAACAAAAACAAGCTCTTCAGCCAGGGCGAAAAAGGCAATGCCCCCGTTTACGAGCACGGCATCGCCACCTACGCCCTCGGTGAAATGTACACCCTCGCCCGTCTCGGCAGCAAATCCCTCCCAGGCATGCGCGAGGCCTTTGAGCAGGGCGTCAAACTCATCATCGACAATCAGCAGGACAGCGGCAGCTGGGTGTATGATGGCGACACCGGATTCTATGCAGGCAAAAAGAGCCGCGAGGACCTCTCCGTCGCCGGATGGCAGTTCCAGGCCCTCAAGGCCGCCAAAAACACCAGCCTCAAGATCGACGGCCTCCACACCGCCATCGGCAAGCTGACCAAATACCTTGAGGACAAGCAGACCAAAGACGGCGGCTTCGGCGTCACCAATCGCGACGCGCACTACAATCAGTGGAGCCTCTCCGGCGTGGGCATCCTGGGCCTGCAGACCATGGCCAAAGGCAAGACCACTCCGATCAAGAAGGGCATCAAATTCCTCCGCGACTTCATCACCGCCGAACCCCTCGACTGGAACAAAAACTGCAACCTCTACTGCTGGTACTACTACACCCAGGCCTTCTTCCAGCAGGGCGGGGACGACTGGAAGTTCTACAACCAGCAGTTCCTCCCTCAGGTCCTCAGCGCCCAGCAGGCAGACGGCTCTTTCAAAGCCGGTCGCCCCAACTGGCCTTCCGGCGACGCCACAGACGCCATCTACCGCCAGTGCCTCTGCACCCTCCAGCTCGAGGTTTACTACCGCTACCTCAAAGTCGGCGACCGCGAAGAATCCTCCTTCTTCGACAAGTAG
- a CDS encoding ExbD/TolR family protein encodes MSSHKHRTVESDNVNLGFQIAPMIDVVFVIMLFFMVMAGAVKKEMELKSQLPGVAPASPDAPQEMPDEIIVGVEESGVVTLNEEEFDTPTDKKLPNFVATLKRLKQEADNRNAKVIVTIQAEEQAKYERVIDVLNGLAVARIANVTFTVGSDAGF; translated from the coding sequence ATGTCCTCGCACAAACATAGAACAGTCGAGTCTGACAATGTGAATCTGGGCTTCCAGATCGCACCGATGATCGACGTGGTGTTCGTTATCATGCTCTTCTTCATGGTGATGGCTGGTGCCGTGAAAAAGGAGATGGAGCTCAAGAGCCAGCTCCCGGGCGTGGCACCGGCTTCTCCGGATGCTCCCCAGGAGATGCCTGACGAAATCATCGTCGGCGTCGAGGAGTCCGGCGTGGTGACGCTGAATGAGGAGGAGTTTGATACTCCTACCGACAAAAAGCTGCCCAACTTTGTGGCCACTCTCAAGCGCCTCAAACAGGAGGCGGACAACCGCAACGCCAAGGTCATTGTGACCATCCAAGCGGAGGAACAGGCCAAGTATGAGCGCGTCATCGACGTGCTCAACGGCCTCGCCGTAGCTCGCATCGCCAACGTGACATTCACCGTTGGCAGCGACGCAGGATTCTAA
- a CDS encoding ExbD/TolR family protein, producing MGGGGGGSENGEPEFQIAPMIDVLLVLLIFFMSITTSQVAKIDKEIQLPVASDAKKKEGKNLANEAIVNVRWSTAKQEALIMFQDQPFPQTEPLVDILSGNKAKNPSYRVIIRGDKNLPAIEMQKVMAVIAQSGIDDISFSALNQ from the coding sequence ATGGGCGGCGGCGGCGGCGGTTCAGAAAACGGCGAACCGGAGTTTCAGATTGCTCCGATGATTGATGTGCTCCTCGTGTTGCTCATCTTCTTCATGAGCATCACCACCTCCCAGGTGGCCAAGATCGACAAGGAGATCCAGCTCCCTGTCGCTTCGGATGCGAAGAAGAAGGAAGGCAAAAACCTTGCCAATGAGGCCATCGTCAATGTCCGCTGGAGCACCGCCAAGCAGGAGGCGCTAATCATGTTCCAGGACCAGCCGTTCCCGCAGACGGAGCCGCTGGTGGACATCCTCAGCGGCAACAAGGCCAAAAATCCCTCCTACCGCGTCATCATTCGTGGGGATAAAAATCTGCCCGCCATCGAGATGCAAAAAGTCATGGCTGTCATCGCCCAGTCAGGCATTGACGACATCTCCTTCTCAGCTCTTAACCAGTAG
- a CDS encoding MotA/TolQ/ExbB proton channel family protein produces MQTNTANIMTRYISHARARASYSILLAMGVFASASAFAQEAAAEGGGHAVKSESAIDLFLQGGWVMYPLAICSVVLVWLTVDLWIRTGIKKMAPPALVGQLQDLFRAGDYVGAYQFCKGNPSPFSDVSRVALSFVGDGEEAVENAIFTELNKVNATTQTRINYLSVLGVCTPMIGLIGTVSGMKGAFASLGSSGAQDVSALSGHIGEVLVATATGLIVAVPAFLFFYFLRNRLQGSIGGLQDIVAALFRKMPYSHLKDAHVGEEEFYAAIPNWVAGEAAPAA; encoded by the coding sequence ATGCAAACCAACACTGCCAACATCATGACCCGCTACATCTCTCACGCCCGCGCCCGTGCGTCCTACAGCATTCTGCTGGCCATGGGTGTCTTTGCATCTGCCTCCGCCTTCGCTCAGGAAGCCGCGGCCGAGGGAGGTGGACACGCCGTGAAAAGCGAATCCGCGATCGATCTCTTCCTCCAGGGTGGCTGGGTGATGTACCCGCTCGCCATCTGCTCCGTGGTGCTCGTCTGGCTCACGGTTGACCTCTGGATCCGCACCGGCATCAAGAAGATGGCCCCTCCCGCCCTCGTCGGCCAGCTGCAGGATCTCTTCCGCGCAGGTGACTACGTGGGTGCCTACCAGTTCTGCAAAGGCAATCCTTCTCCTTTCTCCGATGTCTCCCGCGTGGCTCTCAGCTTTGTGGGCGATGGTGAAGAAGCCGTGGAAAACGCCATCTTTACCGAGCTGAACAAGGTGAACGCCACCACTCAGACCCGCATCAACTACCTCTCCGTGCTTGGTGTTTGCACACCGATGATCGGTCTGATCGGCACGGTGAGCGGTATGAAGGGCGCCTTCGCATCCCTGGGCTCCAGCGGTGCTCAGGACGTGTCCGCTCTTTCCGGCCACATCGGTGAGGTGCTTGTGGCTACCGCCACCGGTCTTATCGTTGCGGTGCCAGCCTTCCTCTTCTTCTACTTCCTGCGTAACCGTCTCCAGGGCTCCATCGGCGGCCTGCAGGACATCGTTGCTGCTCTTTTCCGCAAGATGCCTTACAGCCACCTCAAGGACGCTCACGTCGGCGAGGAAGAGTTCTACGCGGCCATCCCGAACTGGGTCGCTGGCGAAGCAGCTCCTGCAGCTTGA
- a CDS encoding tetratricopeptide repeat protein — protein MRSFARFLFALAFVAAGSAYGQAIVLKDGNRVFSSEFSIQPDGKIVRTIQIGEQKATSVLDKKNIDSLEWPYPAELTESADLLAKGKTEEAIAVLKKGKEFFEHFEGIEGNWYVDVYFAYIEALNQGGKFDDVVKSMPSLRALKLTDAQKMRLRIIQLDIERQTSSDYVAIILEAQSILKETDDSAIGASLWGIIADVYTRKKEWEKALLAYLRIPVFYGTQMQRVPEAELNAAKTLIKMKRYEDANAFLARISDSYPGSPVAEAATKEKAAIAGMKNVTDEEAAAGSDGKPKSDADKSKDGAPAKPADSKPKA, from the coding sequence ATGCGCTCGTTCGCCCGCTTCTTGTTTGCTCTCGCTTTTGTCGCCGCAGGCTCCGCCTACGGCCAGGCCATCGTTTTGAAGGATGGCAACCGCGTTTTCTCCTCCGAGTTCTCCATTCAGCCGGATGGCAAAATCGTCCGCACCATTCAGATCGGGGAACAGAAGGCCACAAGCGTTCTGGACAAGAAAAACATCGACTCTCTGGAGTGGCCCTATCCGGCTGAACTGACGGAATCCGCAGACCTTCTGGCCAAGGGCAAGACGGAGGAGGCCATCGCTGTGCTGAAGAAAGGAAAAGAATTCTTCGAGCATTTTGAAGGCATCGAAGGCAACTGGTATGTGGATGTCTATTTCGCCTACATCGAGGCCCTGAACCAGGGCGGAAAGTTTGACGATGTGGTCAAGTCGATGCCGTCGCTGCGCGCCCTCAAGCTGACCGACGCTCAGAAGATGCGTCTTCGCATCATCCAGCTCGATATCGAGCGTCAGACCAGCTCCGACTATGTGGCTATCATCCTGGAAGCCCAGAGCATCTTGAAGGAGACGGACGACTCCGCCATCGGTGCTTCCCTGTGGGGTATCATCGCAGACGTTTACACCCGTAAAAAGGAATGGGAGAAGGCCCTGCTGGCTTACCTGCGCATTCCGGTTTTCTACGGCACACAGATGCAGCGTGTCCCCGAGGCCGAGCTCAATGCCGCCAAGACCCTCATCAAGATGAAGCGCTACGAAGATGCCAATGCCTTCCTGGCCCGCATCAGTGATTCCTATCCGGGCTCGCCAGTGGCAGAAGCCGCCACGAAAGAGAAGGCGGCCATTGCCGGAATGAAGAATGTCACCGATGAAGAGGCCGCTGCCGGTTCAGATGGCAAGCCCAAGTCTGACGCTGACAAATCCAAAGACGGCGCTCCTGCCAAACCTGCTGATTCCAAACCCAAAGCCTGA